The Monomorium pharaonis isolate MP-MQ-018 chromosome 5, ASM1337386v2, whole genome shotgun sequence genome includes a window with the following:
- the LOC105828242 gene encoding putative leucine-rich repeat-containing protein DDB_G0290503 isoform X2, with protein sequence MELWEKVILEWINCLKVQEETVKSITELQDGIFYINFLKLIKWKQLKNFNQEDITKFIEEEYPTFKVNKEDNAEHIYIASLLLLHLCRVPFEIHNSLQYNMCDNLKNEIQMRVKAFLENVLPIGKEITKETMKEVIMEVEDTSTTIDNYRTPPSENFFNSPLTRSGRSQRIMIERVRELRDLKSSLAIERYTNADLRDDISRQYDKIKKLEKKLEEKSAKIKELQAERFKPITPQPSRIKENSQEDYYKRYINDLENQLTRQQDEINRLEAEKDDVSKELSCVRRTAKHYKENFTNSERSLESLSNTIELKDRELIELRMYNEELRAHIKELNKSASPEQSFEIEDALFSAAKSFNTSEVLSSVIDIQLQEAKEESAILHAQVDSLKGRFDILTKDYRAAMDSNRNLQEKVKILDGVQAELNHLRDELNESNTTVASLQAEKISLVTQIEDFKSSLLFKEQKLSETEESNTKLNTELNNLNLDVKNLNELLENERTSSLNLNAILEQTKLQMTEHIANLNELLENEKTNSLNLYANLEQTKSQVTEHIACIHKLIEEKDSYKCTIEECSKSLKNILHCDNPFIHVNTDLNNLTLNDLTEYIEIMLHNCNAMRISYENDIGKLRTTIDEINTNLCKQQLTITSLEEQNRQNLMKLTNIEEEKKQKDLLLNEQKEIIHTHSQEIKILKEVRNEKLILEQNVHELTNKLTTQEFLLKCIITQLENLRNIDKDLKLMKEETHQNFNEYKNNVELTFEKLQQGYCVMHHKYYEVQQEKEKLEYNFNSKKEELSKIQVINTTLQQNLLESKEKISTLEEKKRILFDELNDLKRNVQELKDINQTLEEQYAAMKIEKDYKLESLKSDNAKILLELKDSTDKLNLLHREMSDTMTQIELKETQVNDLLLNVSTLKTEKNDLMRSHEELLETKEKELVMKEKALLTLQTKIEKLASEANITEKKMKEIIINLQEVRSSQDAVLATQETALKEKCLYIEELQEQFDNSKEILNKELESAKSSLHENQAKFFDLENQLNNQNKTIAELQDMLKTVNAELEASKEYCKHMDANQAEIVKLCQELENPTKNLNSTITDMCSDFNLHDVTQNECINIEDKYKCINTYNNANILNIIKMTLDELHKSQKIISHLSCTNAELNKILVKQEEELIENSVKNREEVCSLKNKIRELEIIAQKRNNYLKSLIKNKESLKASLQKVFVTQNDLDVILTSSKQKWNEILTKFQDIFHTDFVCDEFKQLQIKKANLENTFLKCQVDYSENIKSISDILWEKFLWTEQKLHDTYLCSAHEKECLDILTSIEEDQFCNEKARIDIKLEKFKALQTDLMKSDEEVESFTTLATFCDNNLKSGEIKSQVEIEKKLQSQINQLTKEKKDLKTKMDTMRLRNVKLEKNIDDLRTEIKKLKSSTEANLISEESEVQSLKEELEHLKNQNQQLHKEQDELNKMAKQKFESQLKEIHVTYEQKLEDMKQQVKTAYNEQITKLNKDQEKIVQDKLQNQMEIMCQRQREELDKYKAHIGGLSAQLWSVGEKLLSEQQQKQDALQCLKELQIKIKELQADEPLATISRKTCRMEEQEILPENTQQIHKTHKVTTLITEETLERRHSIRSMQAMGDVFKTEDEEEIFDNVYLADMKRGNFGTVTDVNRLSVLRMRNSLCKPHLKSSYPTEIQFLPPTLTEEEIKTGSPEENFNDSLSQSLLPEQKARKKDRSQISYKKPGPPTPSKNGGRLSLQGSELRSPSSRVLRERNVDRKTTTTPHSLKNIFSLKRQDENATGTPKRRLSSLFRKPRLQSDR encoded by the exons ATGGAGCTGTGGGAAAAAGTTATCTTGGAATGG atCAATTGCTTGAAAGTACAGGAAGAAACAGTAAAAAGTATAACTGAACTACAAGatggaatattttatatcaatttcctcaaattaat AAAATGGAAGCAGCTGAAAAACTTTAATCAGGAAGATATCACAAAATTTATAGAAG AGGAATATCCTACTTTTAAAGTCAATAAGGAAGACAATGcagaacatatatatatagcgtCTTTGTTATTGCTGCATTTGTGTCGAGTACCGTTTGAAATACATAATTCTCTGCAATACAACATGTGCGATAACTTGAAAAACGAAATACAAATGAGAGTTAAAGCCTTCCTCGAGAACGTTCTGCCTATTGGCAAGGAAATTACCAAGGAAACTATGAAAGAAGTTATTATGGAAGTAGAGGATACATCAACAACTATAGATAATTATAGAACGCCACCCTCTGAAAACTTTTTCAATTCGCCTTTAACACGATCTGGACGTAGCCAAAGAATTATGATCGAACGAGTTCGAGAGCTAAGAGATTTGAAAAGTAGTTTGGCAATAGAACGATACACTAATGCAGATTTACGAGATGATATATCAAgacaatatgataaaataaagaagttAGAGAAGAAGCTTGAAGAAAAATCGGCAAAGATAAAGGAATTGCAAGCGGAACGATTTAAACCAATCACTCCTCAGCCAAGccgtataaaagaaaattcacaAGAAGATTACTATAAGAGGTATATTAATGACTTGGAAAATCAATTAACTAGACAGCAAGATGAAATTAACAGACTAGAAGCAGAGAAAGATGATGTATCAAAGGAGTTAAGTTGTGTGCGTAGGACAGCTAAACATTATAAGGAAAACTTTACAAATTCTGAACGTTCCTTAGAATCATTATCAAATACAATTGAATTAAAGGATAGAGAATTAATAGAACTCAGAATGTACAATGAAGAATTACGCGCACATATTAAAGAACTAAATAAAAGTGCTAGTCCAGAACAAAGTTTCGAAATTGAAGATGCCTTATTTTCTGCTGCTAAGTCGTTTAATACTAGTGAAGTTTTGAGTTCTGTGATTGATATCCAACTCCAAGAAGCCAAAGAAGAATCCGCTATATTGCATGCTCAAGTTGATTCTTTAAAAGGAAGATTTGATATTCTTACAAAAGATTACAGGGCTGCAATGGATTCTAACAGAAATTTGCAGGAAAAAGTAAAGATACTAGATGGGGTGCAGGCGGAATTAAATCATCTTCGGGACGAATTGAATGAATCAAATACAACTGTTGCGAGTTTACAGGCAGAGAAAATCTCTCTTGTTACTCAAATTGAAGATTTCAAAAGTTCACTTTTATTTAAGGAGCAAAAATTATCTGAAACAGAAGAGTCAAATACTAAACTTAATACGGAACTGAATAACTTAAATCTAGACGTGAAAAATTTGAACGAATTGCTTGAAAATGAAAGAACAAGttctttgaatttaaatgCTATTCTAGAACAAACAAAATTGCAAATGACAGAACATATTGCAAATTTGAACGAATTGcttgaaaatgaaaaaacaaattctttgaATTTATATGCTAATCTAGAGCAAACAAAATCGCAAGTGACAGAACATATTGCATGCATACATAAACttattgaagaaaaagatTCATACAAATGTACTATTGAAGAATGtagtaaaagtttaaaaaatattttacattgtgaCAATCCGTTTATACACGTTAATACTGATTTAAATAACTTGACTCTTAATGACCTTAcagaatatattgaaataatgttaCACAATTGCAATGCAATGCGCATTTCGTATGAAAATGATATCGGAAAATTAAGAACTACAAtagatgaaataaatacaaaccTATGTAAACAACAATTAACTATTACATCTCTAGAAGAACAGAATAGGCAGAATCTTATGAAGTTAACTAACATCGAGGAAGAGAAAAAGCAAAAGGATTTATTATTGAATGAACAGAAGGAAATTATCCATACACATTCACAAGAAatcaaaattctaaaagaagTTAGAAATGAGAAACTCATTTTAGAACAAAATGTACATGAACTGACAAATAAGTTGACAACtcaagaatttttattgaagTGTATTATAACACAGTTAGAGAACTTACGAAACATAGATAAAGATCTCAAACTAATGAAAGAAGAAACTCATCAAAActttaatgaatataaaaacaatgttgAACTAACGTTTGAAAAGTTGCAACAAGGATATTGTGTAATGCATCACAAATATTATGAAGTACaacaagaaaaagagaaattagagtataattttaattctaaaaaggAAGAATTGTCAAAAATTCAAGTGATAAATACTACATTGcagcaaaatttattagaaagcaaagaaaagaTAAGCACTTtggaagagaagaaaagaattctttttgatgaattaaatgatttaaaacgcaatgtacaagaattaaaagatataaatcaaaCGTTAGAAGAACAATATGCAGcaatgaaaattgaaaaagattatAAGCTGGAAAGTCTCAAGTCAGATAATGCTAAAATATTACTAGAGTTAAAAGATAGCACTGATAAGCTCAATTTATTACATCGAGAAATGAGTGATACAATGACGCAGatagaattaaaagaaacacAAGTTAACGATTTACTTTTGAATGTTTCAACCTTAAAAACAGAGAAGAATGATTTAATGCGTTCTCACGAGGAACTACTTGAAAccaaagagaaagaattagtAATGAAAGAAAAGGCATTATTGACATTACAGACTAAAATAGAAAAGCTGGCGAGTGAAGCAAACATCACCGAGAAGAagatgaaagaaataattatcaatcttCAAGAAGTAAGATCTAGTCAAGATGCTGTCTTGGCAACTCAAGAAACAGCTCTGAAAGAGAAGTGTCTGTACATAGAGGAACTTCAAGAACAGTTTGATAATTCCAAAGAGATCCTGAATAAAGAACTTGAATCTGCAAAATCATCATTGCATGAAAATCAAGCAAAATTCTTCGATCTAGAAAATCAGCTTAATAATCAAAACAAAACTATAGCAGAATTGCAAGACATGCTCAAAACAGTGAATGCAGAGCTTGAAGCAAGTAAAGAATATTGCAAACATATGGATGCAAACCAAGCAGAAATTGTGAAGTTGTGTCAAGAGTTGGAGAATccgacaaaaaatttgaattctaCGATAACAGATATGTGTTcagattttaatttgcatGATGTAACACAAAACGAGTGTATAAATATAGAGGATAAATACAAGTGCATTAATACCTAcaataatgcaaatattttgaatattattaagatgACTCTTGATGAATTGCACAAATctcagaaaattatttcacatttatctTGTACAAATGCTGAATTGAACAAGATTTTGGTAAAACAAGAAGAAGAACTTATAGAAAACAGTGTAAAAAATCGTGAAGAAGTCTGTAgtcttaagaataaaatacgaGAATTGGAAATAATAGCACAAAAACGGAATAATTATCTGAAaagtcttataaaaaataaagaatcttTAAAGGCTTCTTTACAGAAAGTTTTCGTGACACAGAATGATTtagatgttattttaacatcgTCCAAACAAAAGTGGAATGAAATACTGACgaaatttcaagatatttttcatactGACTTTGTTTGCGATGAATTTAAacaattgcaaattaaaaaggCAAACCTCGAAAATACATTCTTGAAGTGTCAAGTTGATTATTCAGAGAACATCAAATCTATATCTGATATTTTATGGGAAAAGTTCTTGTGGACAGAACAAAAATTACACGATACTTATTTATGTTCAGCGCATGAAAAAGAGTGTTTAGATATATTAACAAGTATAGAAGAAGATCAATTTTGTAATGAAAAAGCAAGAATTGATATCAAACTAGAAAAATTTAAGGCATTACAAACTGATTTAATGAAGTCTGATGAAGAAGTAGAATCTTTCACTACTTTAGCCACTTTTtgcgataataatttaaaatctggTGAAATCAAGAGTCAAGTAGAGATAGAAAAGAAACTACAAAGTCAAATTAATCAGCTGacaaaggaaaagaaagatcTTAAAACTAAAATGGACACTATGCGCTTGAGGAATGTGAAATTAGAGAAAAACATTGATGATCTTCGAACAGAaatcaagaaattaaaatcgtCAACAGAAGCTAACTTAATCTCTGAGGAATCTGAAGTGCAATCTTTAAAAGAAGAGTTAGAGCATTTGAAAAACCAGAATCAACAGCTACATAAAGAGCAAGATGAGTTAAACAAGATGGCAAAGCAAAAATTTGAAAGCCAGTTAAAAGAGATTCATGTTACATATGAACAAAAACTAGAAGATATGAAACAACAAGTG aaaacagCCTATAATGAGCAAATAACGAAGCTAAACAAGGATCAAGAAAAGATTGTGCAAGATAAATTGCAGAATCAAATGGAAATAATGTGccagagacagagagaagaACTTGACAAATACAAAGCACACATTGGTGGATTAAGTGCGCAACTTTGGAGTGTTGGAGAAAAACTTCTAAGCGAGCAACAACAGAAGCAAGACGCATTACAGTGTTTAAAAGaactacaaattaaaataaaagaattacaaGCGGATGAACCATTAGCCACAATTTCGCGTAAGACTTGCAG aatggAGGAGCAAGAAATATTACCTGAAAACACAcaacaaatacataaaacacATAAAGTAACAACACTTATAACTGAAGAAACACTCGAAAGGAGGCACAGTATTAGAAGCATGCAAGCAATGGGTGATGTATTCAAAACGGAGGATGAGGAAGAAATTTTTGACAACGTTTATTTAG cTGATATGAAAAGAGGTAATTTCGGGACTGTCACAGATGTCAACCGTTTGTCCGTTTTACGAATGAGAAATTCTCTTTGTAAGCCTCATCTAAAATCATCTTATCCGACAGAAATACAATTCTTGCCTCCAACGTTAACTGAGGAAGAGATTAAA ACAGGCTCCCCAGAAGAGAATTTTAATGATAGCCTTAGCCAAAGTCTTCTACCAGAACAAAAAGCTAGGAAAAAAGATAGATCTCAG atatctTATAAAAAGCCTGGTCCTCCAACACCAAGTAAAAATGGAGGGAGATTATCACTACAG ggTAGTGAATTAAGAAGCCCAAGTTCCCGTGTATTGAGAGAACGAAATGTGGATAGAAAGACAACAACCACTCCTCATTCGttgaagaatatattttcGCTGAAACGGCAAGACGAA aaCGCAACTGGCACGCCAAAACGCAGACTCAGTAGTCTTTTTCGCAAACCTCGTTTACAATCGGATCGATGA
- the LOC105828242 gene encoding putative leucine-rich repeat-containing protein DDB_G0290503 isoform X1 gives MELWEKVILEWINCLKVQEETVKSITELQDGIFYINFLKLIKWKQLKNFNQEDITKFIEEEYPTFKVNKEDNAEHIYIASLLLLHLCRVPFEIHNSLQYNMCDNLKNEIQMRVKAFLENVLPIGKEITKETMKEVIMEVEDTSTTIDNYRTPPSENFFNSPLTRSGRSQRIMIERVRELRDLKSSLAIERYTNADLRDDISRQYDKIKKLEKKLEEKSAKIKELQAERFKPITPQPSRIKENSQEDYYKRYINDLENQLTRQQDEINRLEAEKDDVSKELSCVRRTAKHYKENFTNSERSLESLSNTIELKDRELIELRMYNEELRAHIKELNKSASPEQSFEIEDALFSAAKSFNTSEVLSSVIDIQLQEAKEESAILHAQVDSLKGRFDILTKDYRAAMDSNRNLQEKVKILDGVQAELNHLRDELNESNTTVASLQAEKISLVTQIEDFKSSLLFKEQKLSETEESNTKLNTELNNLNLDVKNLNELLENERTSSLNLNAILEQTKLQMTEHIANLNELLENEKTNSLNLYANLEQTKSQVTEHIACIHKLIEEKDSYKCTIEECSKSLKNILHCDNPFIHVNTDLNNLTLNDLTEYIEIMLHNCNAMRISYENDIGKLRTTIDEINTNLCKQQLTITSLEEQNRQNLMKLTNIEEEKKQKDLLLNEQKEIIHTHSQEIKILKEVRNEKLILEQNVHELTNKLTTQEFLLKCIITQLENLRNIDKDLKLMKEETHQNFNEYKNNVELTFEKLQQGYCVMHHKYYEVQQEKEKLEYNFNSKKEELSKIQVINTTLQQNLLESKEKISTLEEKKRILFDELNDLKRNVQELKDINQTLEEQYAAMKIEKDYKLESLKSDNAKILLELKDSTDKLNLLHREMSDTMTQIELKETQVNDLLLNVSTLKTEKNDLMRSHEELLETKEKELVMKEKALLTLQTKIEKLASEANITEKKMKEIIINLQEVRSSQDAVLATQETALKEKCLYIEELQEQFDNSKEILNKELESAKSSLHENQAKFFDLENQLNNQNKTIAELQDMLKTVNAELEASKEYCKHMDANQAEIVKLCQELENPTKNLNSTITDMCSDFNLHDVTQNECINIEDKYKCINTYNNANILNIIKMTLDELHKSQKIISHLSCTNAELNKILVKQEEELIENSVKNREEVCSLKNKIRELEIIAQKRNNYLKSLIKNKESLKASLQKVFVTQNDLDVILTSSKQKWNEILTKFQDIFHTDFVCDEFKQLQIKKANLENTFLKCQVDYSENIKSISDILWEKFLWTEQKLHDTYLCSAHEKECLDILTSIEEDQFCNEKARIDIKLEKFKALQTDLMKSDEEVESFTTLATFCDNNLKSGEIKSQVEIEKKLQSQINQLTKEKKDLKTKMDTMRLRNVKLEKNIDDLRTEIKKLKSSTEANLISEESEVQSLKEELEHLKNQNQQLHKEQDELNKMAKQKFESQLKEIHVTYEQKLEDMKQQVKTAYNEQITKLNKDQEKIVQDKLQNQMEIMCQRQREELDKYKAHIGGLSAQLWSVGEKLLSEQQQKQDALQCLKELQIKIKELQADEPLATISRKTCRMEEQEILPENTQQIHKTHKVTTLITEETLERRHSIRSMQAMGDVFKTEDEEEIFDNVYLETFFFIPADMKRGNFGTVTDVNRLSVLRMRNSLCKPHLKSSYPTEIQFLPPTLTEEEIKTGSPEENFNDSLSQSLLPEQKARKKDRSQISYKKPGPPTPSKNGGRLSLQGSELRSPSSRVLRERNVDRKTTTTPHSLKNIFSLKRQDENATGTPKRRLSSLFRKPRLQSDR, from the exons ATGGAGCTGTGGGAAAAAGTTATCTTGGAATGG atCAATTGCTTGAAAGTACAGGAAGAAACAGTAAAAAGTATAACTGAACTACAAGatggaatattttatatcaatttcctcaaattaat AAAATGGAAGCAGCTGAAAAACTTTAATCAGGAAGATATCACAAAATTTATAGAAG AGGAATATCCTACTTTTAAAGTCAATAAGGAAGACAATGcagaacatatatatatagcgtCTTTGTTATTGCTGCATTTGTGTCGAGTACCGTTTGAAATACATAATTCTCTGCAATACAACATGTGCGATAACTTGAAAAACGAAATACAAATGAGAGTTAAAGCCTTCCTCGAGAACGTTCTGCCTATTGGCAAGGAAATTACCAAGGAAACTATGAAAGAAGTTATTATGGAAGTAGAGGATACATCAACAACTATAGATAATTATAGAACGCCACCCTCTGAAAACTTTTTCAATTCGCCTTTAACACGATCTGGACGTAGCCAAAGAATTATGATCGAACGAGTTCGAGAGCTAAGAGATTTGAAAAGTAGTTTGGCAATAGAACGATACACTAATGCAGATTTACGAGATGATATATCAAgacaatatgataaaataaagaagttAGAGAAGAAGCTTGAAGAAAAATCGGCAAAGATAAAGGAATTGCAAGCGGAACGATTTAAACCAATCACTCCTCAGCCAAGccgtataaaagaaaattcacaAGAAGATTACTATAAGAGGTATATTAATGACTTGGAAAATCAATTAACTAGACAGCAAGATGAAATTAACAGACTAGAAGCAGAGAAAGATGATGTATCAAAGGAGTTAAGTTGTGTGCGTAGGACAGCTAAACATTATAAGGAAAACTTTACAAATTCTGAACGTTCCTTAGAATCATTATCAAATACAATTGAATTAAAGGATAGAGAATTAATAGAACTCAGAATGTACAATGAAGAATTACGCGCACATATTAAAGAACTAAATAAAAGTGCTAGTCCAGAACAAAGTTTCGAAATTGAAGATGCCTTATTTTCTGCTGCTAAGTCGTTTAATACTAGTGAAGTTTTGAGTTCTGTGATTGATATCCAACTCCAAGAAGCCAAAGAAGAATCCGCTATATTGCATGCTCAAGTTGATTCTTTAAAAGGAAGATTTGATATTCTTACAAAAGATTACAGGGCTGCAATGGATTCTAACAGAAATTTGCAGGAAAAAGTAAAGATACTAGATGGGGTGCAGGCGGAATTAAATCATCTTCGGGACGAATTGAATGAATCAAATACAACTGTTGCGAGTTTACAGGCAGAGAAAATCTCTCTTGTTACTCAAATTGAAGATTTCAAAAGTTCACTTTTATTTAAGGAGCAAAAATTATCTGAAACAGAAGAGTCAAATACTAAACTTAATACGGAACTGAATAACTTAAATCTAGACGTGAAAAATTTGAACGAATTGCTTGAAAATGAAAGAACAAGttctttgaatttaaatgCTATTCTAGAACAAACAAAATTGCAAATGACAGAACATATTGCAAATTTGAACGAATTGcttgaaaatgaaaaaacaaattctttgaATTTATATGCTAATCTAGAGCAAACAAAATCGCAAGTGACAGAACATATTGCATGCATACATAAACttattgaagaaaaagatTCATACAAATGTACTATTGAAGAATGtagtaaaagtttaaaaaatattttacattgtgaCAATCCGTTTATACACGTTAATACTGATTTAAATAACTTGACTCTTAATGACCTTAcagaatatattgaaataatgttaCACAATTGCAATGCAATGCGCATTTCGTATGAAAATGATATCGGAAAATTAAGAACTACAAtagatgaaataaatacaaaccTATGTAAACAACAATTAACTATTACATCTCTAGAAGAACAGAATAGGCAGAATCTTATGAAGTTAACTAACATCGAGGAAGAGAAAAAGCAAAAGGATTTATTATTGAATGAACAGAAGGAAATTATCCATACACATTCACAAGAAatcaaaattctaaaagaagTTAGAAATGAGAAACTCATTTTAGAACAAAATGTACATGAACTGACAAATAAGTTGACAACtcaagaatttttattgaagTGTATTATAACACAGTTAGAGAACTTACGAAACATAGATAAAGATCTCAAACTAATGAAAGAAGAAACTCATCAAAActttaatgaatataaaaacaatgttgAACTAACGTTTGAAAAGTTGCAACAAGGATATTGTGTAATGCATCACAAATATTATGAAGTACaacaagaaaaagagaaattagagtataattttaattctaaaaaggAAGAATTGTCAAAAATTCAAGTGATAAATACTACATTGcagcaaaatttattagaaagcaaagaaaagaTAAGCACTTtggaagagaagaaaagaattctttttgatgaattaaatgatttaaaacgcaatgtacaagaattaaaagatataaatcaaaCGTTAGAAGAACAATATGCAGcaatgaaaattgaaaaagattatAAGCTGGAAAGTCTCAAGTCAGATAATGCTAAAATATTACTAGAGTTAAAAGATAGCACTGATAAGCTCAATTTATTACATCGAGAAATGAGTGATACAATGACGCAGatagaattaaaagaaacacAAGTTAACGATTTACTTTTGAATGTTTCAACCTTAAAAACAGAGAAGAATGATTTAATGCGTTCTCACGAGGAACTACTTGAAAccaaagagaaagaattagtAATGAAAGAAAAGGCATTATTGACATTACAGACTAAAATAGAAAAGCTGGCGAGTGAAGCAAACATCACCGAGAAGAagatgaaagaaataattatcaatcttCAAGAAGTAAGATCTAGTCAAGATGCTGTCTTGGCAACTCAAGAAACAGCTCTGAAAGAGAAGTGTCTGTACATAGAGGAACTTCAAGAACAGTTTGATAATTCCAAAGAGATCCTGAATAAAGAACTTGAATCTGCAAAATCATCATTGCATGAAAATCAAGCAAAATTCTTCGATCTAGAAAATCAGCTTAATAATCAAAACAAAACTATAGCAGAATTGCAAGACATGCTCAAAACAGTGAATGCAGAGCTTGAAGCAAGTAAAGAATATTGCAAACATATGGATGCAAACCAAGCAGAAATTGTGAAGTTGTGTCAAGAGTTGGAGAATccgacaaaaaatttgaattctaCGATAACAGATATGTGTTcagattttaatttgcatGATGTAACACAAAACGAGTGTATAAATATAGAGGATAAATACAAGTGCATTAATACCTAcaataatgcaaatattttgaatattattaagatgACTCTTGATGAATTGCACAAATctcagaaaattatttcacatttatctTGTACAAATGCTGAATTGAACAAGATTTTGGTAAAACAAGAAGAAGAACTTATAGAAAACAGTGTAAAAAATCGTGAAGAAGTCTGTAgtcttaagaataaaatacgaGAATTGGAAATAATAGCACAAAAACGGAATAATTATCTGAAaagtcttataaaaaataaagaatcttTAAAGGCTTCTTTACAGAAAGTTTTCGTGACACAGAATGATTtagatgttattttaacatcgTCCAAACAAAAGTGGAATGAAATACTGACgaaatttcaagatatttttcatactGACTTTGTTTGCGATGAATTTAAacaattgcaaattaaaaaggCAAACCTCGAAAATACATTCTTGAAGTGTCAAGTTGATTATTCAGAGAACATCAAATCTATATCTGATATTTTATGGGAAAAGTTCTTGTGGACAGAACAAAAATTACACGATACTTATTTATGTTCAGCGCATGAAAAAGAGTGTTTAGATATATTAACAAGTATAGAAGAAGATCAATTTTGTAATGAAAAAGCAAGAATTGATATCAAACTAGAAAAATTTAAGGCATTACAAACTGATTTAATGAAGTCTGATGAAGAAGTAGAATCTTTCACTACTTTAGCCACTTTTtgcgataataatttaaaatctggTGAAATCAAGAGTCAAGTAGAGATAGAAAAGAAACTACAAAGTCAAATTAATCAGCTGacaaaggaaaagaaagatcTTAAAACTAAAATGGACACTATGCGCTTGAGGAATGTGAAATTAGAGAAAAACATTGATGATCTTCGAACAGAaatcaagaaattaaaatcgtCAACAGAAGCTAACTTAATCTCTGAGGAATCTGAAGTGCAATCTTTAAAAGAAGAGTTAGAGCATTTGAAAAACCAGAATCAACAGCTACATAAAGAGCAAGATGAGTTAAACAAGATGGCAAAGCAAAAATTTGAAAGCCAGTTAAAAGAGATTCATGTTACATATGAACAAAAACTAGAAGATATGAAACAACAAGTG aaaacagCCTATAATGAGCAAATAACGAAGCTAAACAAGGATCAAGAAAAGATTGTGCAAGATAAATTGCAGAATCAAATGGAAATAATGTGccagagacagagagaagaACTTGACAAATACAAAGCACACATTGGTGGATTAAGTGCGCAACTTTGGAGTGTTGGAGAAAAACTTCTAAGCGAGCAACAACAGAAGCAAGACGCATTACAGTGTTTAAAAGaactacaaattaaaataaaagaattacaaGCGGATGAACCATTAGCCACAATTTCGCGTAAGACTTGCAG aatggAGGAGCAAGAAATATTACCTGAAAACACAcaacaaatacataaaacacATAAAGTAACAACACTTATAACTGAAGAAACACTCGAAAGGAGGCACAGTATTAGAAGCATGCAAGCAATGGGTGATGTATTCAAAACGGAGGATGAGGAAGAAATTTTTGACAACGTTTATTTAG agacatttttttttattccagcTGATATGAAAAGAGGTAATTTCGGGACTGTCACAGATGTCAACCGTTTGTCCGTTTTACGAATGAGAAATTCTCTTTGTAAGCCTCATCTAAAATCATCTTATCCGACAGAAATACAATTCTTGCCTCCAACGTTAACTGAGGAAGAGATTAAA ACAGGCTCCCCAGAAGAGAATTTTAATGATAGCCTTAGCCAAAGTCTTCTACCAGAACAAAAAGCTAGGAAAAAAGATAGATCTCAG atatctTATAAAAAGCCTGGTCCTCCAACACCAAGTAAAAATGGAGGGAGATTATCACTACAG ggTAGTGAATTAAGAAGCCCAAGTTCCCGTGTATTGAGAGAACGAAATGTGGATAGAAAGACAACAACCACTCCTCATTCGttgaagaatatattttcGCTGAAACGGCAAGACGAA aaCGCAACTGGCACGCCAAAACGCAGACTCAGTAGTCTTTTTCGCAAACCTCGTTTACAATCGGATCGATGA